tgaaatctgaaatctaaaGTTTGAATCTGTTGAATTActaaattgttaagtactaaTTTGATATATTTAAGTGTATTTTATATTAAGTAATAAGTACATAACTTATCGcttattttttttgagtaaggtttgtttagaaaatttaatgccacttaattaattcagatgttctatATTTGGTTATCAAACGCGTCAGCACATATTAAAATCTGAATCgattaaatttaaatgttaaattaaattattaaacAGGACTTGAAATAAGGAAGCCTATCTAGACCCTACAAGTGCGCACCGATTCCATGCAAAGAGTTTGATTAAGACATAGCAAATTccatcaaatacacaaatcaaagCAAACCATCCATGTCGGTGGATTATATCTTCTAAATCCCCACACCAACAATCCAACCCTCCTCCTCAAAAAGGGATTTTGGTAGACAACTACGTTAAATATCTCACTTCATGAGAATAAGTTTGGGATCTACACACATATTCTTCTGGCCCgagttatataatataaaagcAGTCTTCAATTTAATGATGAAGCTTAATTCTTACTTATTGCCCGTTGCCCGAGTCCCAAGTAAAAACCTACCAGCGGCCAAGAACCTCATGGTTATGGTCGCCCCAAGGGATTAAAAGGTTTCTTTTCCGTATGTAAACTTCTTGCATATATGAAGAGAAGTGATTGATCCCAAAAATTCTAACAAAACGTTGTACAAAAATGGGAAATATATTGGAGAAGCATTTGTAATTTATCCTCTTCTTTCTTCGTAAATATAATACATTATCTAAATGACTGTTTAGGCCTACCAAATTAGAATTCAATCCTGTCACTGTTTTGTGCTCATAATCTTTATcttatttttgctttttaacCACCTAACCCACCCTCACAAGCAAGATTCGGAAGAAAGATTTGGGTCATTCTTTGATCAATAATTTGCTTATTGATAATCAGTAACCAAAGTTGACGCGAGGTGTTTGTTTGTACAGttaaaaggggaaaaaggaaaggaataaAAACAGTCGAATTAAAATTTTACGAGTTGAATTTTGAAATCAATTTTGTATCTCCTTTGCCATCAATCCCATCGAATAAACAATGAAAATTtctggataaaaataaatagaaaaacaagAGTCATAGAATATCAAGTATTGCCCCACACGGTTTACAGTCttttaaaagggaaaattaattaACAAAGACTTTAGCAACTCTCCGCGACCGGAAGTCGACCTCACCATGTTGAAATATGAGAGTCACATTGATTTAGACCCTAACTGGTTCAGAACAGTGTATTGAATTGGAAATTCAGGGTGTGACGGGCTGGGAAATTTAAAATAGGTTGGCAGCAACTAGCAAGAGGCAATGGCGACGGGGACCCAAAACCAAAGAATTCGCGACGGGCATATAATATCGCGGTCAGTCTACTACTGAGCATTAAATACTGAGGGAGAATTCAGCAGAGTTTTAAAACAGATGATTTCGGAGTTCGACAGCACTCCAGATCCGTAAGTGGACGATTGATTCAAGAAAGGATCAACCTAGGAATCTGGATATTCCTCCATCTCTCTCTGAGCCCCCGGCTAAATTATCCGTACATCTTGGCCGGCCTTAATTCCCAATAATAAACTTGCACTAAtgtgacctttttttttaatccttaaTGTGACATTTATTTTTGGGCTTGTCTTCTActacctttctttttctctctttttctttcccttttttttttttaaaaaaaatttggttggCTTAGGACTGCtgtcgaatcaagtcgagctcgATAATGTACTACTTAAACTCTGCTTGAGCAAAAATATTTGAATTCGAACTCGTTGAGTTCTTCAAAATTAAACTCGAGTTTGAGCTCGAACTTATTTTTCCTTActcaaactcgagttcgaatttgaatttgaccaaatcaagttcaattgagttttcaaggttttttttttagtaaatttcataattttgtaataaataattaaaaattatattataaataCATTGCTCGAGAATGCTCGATGAATACTCaagttttaattttctattcgaaATCGACTCAATTACCTTATCAAGTAACTCGAACTTGACTTGAACTTGGTTAACATTAATAAAAGTGTTTGGATAGCACAAATatgtcaaataatatttcgcttgcatcataaacacatttcccaactcacctttttatattcccaattacctttttatctcacatacatcacatcacaaaaagtgctacagtaattattccaaataatatttcaaagaatactctatccaaacaaaaacaACTAACTATTTTGACCAATATTTTGAATTATTCAGCTTCGAACTTGTTAGTTGTTAGTAACTCGGTCAAAATAGAGTATTATTTTGAAATATTGGTTAATTGGTTGCTaattggatagagtattatttgaaatattatttggaataattactgtagcactttttatgatgtgatgtatgtgagataaaaaggtgattgagaatataaaaagatggGTTGAGAAATGTGTTTATAATGCAAGCGAAATAATATTTGGGATATAAGCACTCCATTCTCCAAAATTGATCTTGTGCACTCCAATGAAAAAGTACTCGAGGAGAGTACAATGCTAAACTACAAAATTGTAGTCATTGAAGTCCATGTTTTATTTGTCATTTATAGATTACTACTTCTCACAGACTTGGTAGATCGAATATTTAGAGACTCCACTAAAAGCCCTTCATGCCTCGAAAATCAAATGACAGAACAAACGCTGAAAATTATGAAATACATACGAGTAAACATGATCTATTCCTCTCAAATTCACCTTCACCAGTAGCATTATTACCAATATCAAACAAATTGGTCCGAATATTTCATATGCCCCATTATGTACTATACTCATTTTGTTAGTATtaaattcttgaattttctctAATGGATTGGGCCATGGTTACTCAGTTTAAGGATGTGAAGCCATATTACCCCACATCGAATTCTAGAAAAGACCATTATCTTATCTTCATTTaagtctttcttcttttttttttttttttgaaaaaaaaaaagctaccaGACAACATTAGAAACGTGTAAAATGTTAGGACCATGAAGGAAATTTTCCCTTCAATTCAGAAAGGATGGAAATTTGGCCGAAACCATGAAGGAAAAGCAAGCCAAACGCAAGACGTCTAACGTTTTCAGCCATGCGAAAGCAACGGTTGAAAATCCTAGCCAAGGGACGTACTAGTCAAATTTCATTATCGTCTTGTTCGCAATTTTCCAGACATGAAAATCCTAACGAATTTTAATGGTCCGTTGATCCCTTTTGCAACCCCTCTGCGTGTGTGTGTTTTTCGTTGTACGATCTCTTAAATGCCGAAGAAAATACAGAAGGAAGCCAGCCAGAAAATTTTAAGTCTTATTGTGAGAAATAAATTATGCATCTCGATTTGAAAAGCTGAGGACCAACTCCAAAGCAAAAGGATGGGGTACTTCAGTACTATTGTAACCTTGCCAGTCAATTCTTTGAAAAATGATTGTTGGAACATGCTGAACTTTTCTGTTTTTGCTAAAAAAGAAATCATACGGCAAAtcttatataaaatttgaactcTGTTTTCTTCTGGATTGTTGCTTATTAGTATATAAATTACCCTAGATTTGATTATTTTCATCACTTCACTGTGAAATGACGAAAAGGATGAGAAGAAACCGTTAATAATGAATTGTCCATTTTGACATAATGAAGAGTCCTTTCATGTTGAAATTCCTGGCTCCTAATTTGCTTAGCTTCTTGTGGTCGAGtcttagctctctctctctgcagTCAGGTTCAGGGTTCGAATCTTGGCCTAGCAGTTGGAGGATGGTCTCGTGAAAACGCGTGGAGAGCAAtgggagataaaaaaaaatgagttaaaaaaaagtcttaactttttttttgtggggggggggggggtaaaaATCATTACCCATACAAATGTTCAAAGTTCAAACAAAGAGAAATATTGTTGACAGCAGCAATTTTTTTCAGTGTCACAGCCCATTTTGACATAAATTGGCGAATGTACCCTCTGTAGTCAATTAGAAGAGCCAAATGAGTGGTGGTAAATTTGTCATTTAATTAGAATGTGCTGTGGCAGTAACATTTCCGCTGTGCCAATATCAGCAGCCGAACGAAATGTTACGTTATAGGAATTTAGCTTCACTGATATTGATATTAAAATTCAATTGCATAGTACTACTTCTTATaagaatttcagttttattataaGAATTATAGTTATTCtatccaaaaaaggaaaaaaaattacatgacTAATATTTGTTGCGGATATAGAGGATAAAGGCGCAGCATAATTGTGTTCCGATTTGTAAAAGCAAaaactttttattcttttgaaaagggaaaatgataggttgtattttttttcccaCAAACGTTAACAGTTATATATATGATAATCACTTGATAATACAAGATTTAATTACAAAAAGGGGTTACTACCCTCATATCCTTCCTCACTAATTCCTTGTTCCCATTCAATATCGTGCACTAACTTGACAGCAAATTGAGCTAGAGCATGGCTGATTTCATTTCCAGTTCTAGGTATGAACACAAACCTACAACTTTCAAAATGTGTTCTAAGATCCTGCACATCCTTCATAATAGTTGCAATTCTGACATCATAGTCATTGCAGAATGATAGGTTGTATTTGAATTGATATTTTTCAGAGTTTctataaaaatatatacaataataatttaatattttaaaggtaAAATAGTGATCGTAAAATGCGATCACAAGAAacgtaaaattttttcttccaaaaactttTTGATTCATTTCCTTTCTAAGAGAAGAGAACTACAAACCTTGGGTGCTTACCATACATGCTACTGTACTGGTAGTAGTACTCACAAGGTGAAACGGTGATCCAGGACTCTCAAAGCTTTGCCAACATACGCTTGATTGTTTCTACATTAAACTCTCCCGGTAAAGAATCAGTTACCATATTAATTGACTATAAAAACAGGTTTTCGCCAATCTGGCTTTGTACTTTCGCTTTCGGTGATTGGCTAGCTACATGCAACTCCCTGAAGTTCTGACTTTCATAAAATATACTACCAAAGCACCTTGGCTTAACTACCAATTTTATTCATTAAACCATTTCTTTGTGGTTTACTTGTTCAACCTCAGCTCTGGTTTCGGTGGGCCTACTCCTGCAATTCCTTGGAACCTTCGTACCTAAGTAAGACTGTGCAAGCTTACCCCAATTGCCAAGTACGAGAAGTTACAAGAGTTAGTAGACCTAAGAATGGTAGTAGAATACAGATGCCGCCCTCCTCAAGAAACTACTCCTAATTAATGCAATTTTCACACAATTTCACTATTACATCGAATCCATTGACCAAGAAGTAACTTTAATAAGTATTATACCGACAATTGTATCAATAAAAAAGACCTGATAAATAGCTTCAGACAAGTAAACCCTTTTAGGAGCATCATTACGTTGTGCAATCTTCCCAAACTTTCCTCAATTTCATCACCTCGAAAAAATCCCAACTTTTCTGTCAATTTTCAAACCCTTTTGTTCAAAAAATCAAGggcttttcttcatttttgtcaAGAATACTGAATGCTGGTAGTAATAATCCACATGGGTTCAGAGTTGCAATAAGGTTGCTTGCTTTGCTACAGTAAAGAAGGAACCtagaagaaaaaggacggggaATATATTGTTCATGTAAATGGCTTTGCTGACTTCTGTAACAGAAATTCCACAAAGGATAGAGAGAATAAGGTATCCAGCGGTTGATTTAAGAGGGCTGAGTATGAGTTCATCCAGCAGCGAGTTTGTTGAAGAGAGGAGCAGTTCAACTTCTTCTTCAACCACAAGCCCAAATTTTGCTCCACCATCTCGAGCTTTGACAGATAGTGATGATGCAGTGTATGTTGCTTTGGGGAAAGAAGTCAAAGAGGCAGAGTTGACATTATCGTGGGCATTGCATAATTGTGGAGGGAGGAAAACTATCATTCTTCATGTTCATCAGCCTGCCCAGAAAATTTCCATGAGTAATGAATTatgatattattattttctttgaattgaTTACAAAAATTGCCTTTGCCGGTATTTGTTTTTCTGGGATTGCTTGATTATGGTTTGAATTTTGGTGGGGTTTTGAGTTAAgttttatttggtcaaatataAACTggaaatttaaaagttttttggTTTGCTTGCTTAATTGTATTAGGAGGAACTTGATCATCATTGGTTCatgttgtttgtttgttttctgTTTGAAAACTTGACGAGAGATTGTACTTTAGTCCTTTTTGGATTAGGGAATTGGGACAGCAGTGGAAatcaattcctttttttttcttgcttatgTATGTGTGGAAGATGTTCTGAAGCCATTGATCTTGCTTCCCCTGCTGCTGATAAAGAACAGAAATTAACTGAATGTGGTCTAAACCTCTGAATCCTCCTTAAAAATGGGTTTCTAATCCGCTTGACATAAAATTTCTGTGTTCTTCATGAGGAACTGAAGACATGTTTTAGCAGATAGAAATGtgctttaatttttcttttgatgtgTATTCTTTATGATCAAATCAACTCATTTTGGTATTTCATATTTTGCAAGAGTTTACAGTACGTAAtgttttggggaaaaaaaaaaatatttacagaGAGTCTTTGTATTCCTATTTTGTTAGCTGTTCTCTACATTAAGCCTTGTCTGGTTGGCTGCCTTGTCTCTCATCCTTCACCTGATTTATAATGTAATAAGGGAACTATTCCATATCAAGATGACAGTTATTTAACACccagagagagagggagggagagagagagtaacTTGGATAGCTTCTTGATTAGCTTATTAACTAACCATTCCTAATTCAAACTTGAAAGAAGAATGTCTTTGCAGTAAGTGATGGTTCAGAAAGAATCGCCTATGCATTGCTCGCATTGCTCATGTGGTGCATAATTTAGCACAACTTGGTTAAATGTGTCAGCTGTCAATCGTGAAATCAAGGTTCTTGTTGAGTGATGAACGACATTATCATGTGTCAGATATGTCAATCTAAGTGtatctaaaatgtcattcttgGTTTGTAGTGGGTGCAAATGTTCCCATTAGTAGGCTGGAGGAATATCGAGTTAGAGCACATCATGAAGCCGAGAGGCAAGATATGCAAAAGCTCCTTGACAAGTACATGTTGATTTGCAAGAAAGCAGGGGTATTGTCCTTCATTCTCTTTCTGTAGGTTTTGTTCATTGAACTCTTTTTGTTCTTTGACTGACTATATGTAATTATTAAAATCCTAATTCTGTTTTTCCACTGAGTAGATGGAAAACTAAAATTGTTGTGTTACTATAGCACCAACAGCCAATTAGGACGCTCAGtactctgttttctttttttttaataaaggtGCAAGTGGATAAACTATACATTGAGATGGACTCCATTGAAAAGGGCATTGTAGAGCTAATTTTACTGCATTGTATCAAGAAGCTTGTAATGGGAGGTGCAGCTAAAGGACATTATTCAAGGTAAAAACCTTATATTTATCTTATATTCTTTTGGTGACATTTTAAACTCATCTTAGCCACCGGGCCTCCATTTCTTCCTTAGAAGTTTTATGAAACAGTAAAGTAAATCCTAGTTGGCATAGAATTACCAAGAACACTTTAGTCTCAGGAGAGTTGAAGAAGAATACCTCTATAAGCTCAGCTGGCTGGGACCTTATTTGGGTACCATAAGGCTTCTGGTTCGACCATCAAgccctccccttcccctttccTCTTGTAAGGATAAGGTTTACAGTCTCTGTTgaaccaaaggaaaagaagggcaACTTGAACACTAGAAAATTTATTAATGACAGGTTCACAGAAAAATTCCTTTGCTTCCTGAAAGTCAAACCTCTTTGCCTTTTCCATCAATTAACTGATCAGCTGCagtcttttcacttttctttatATTTCTCCTCTTTTGGGGTGCTGGGTGGAAGGAGGCTGTTAGGAAAATAAATTATGAAACAGAAATGCTACATAAAGAAATTACATGGTGTGCAAAGGAATATTTGTGATGCCCTTGTGGAGCTTCTCCACCATTTTGGAGCACCCATTGCTTATTCTCGACTGGGTGAGTTGACTCAATTCTTTAGTGCGGTATATCTTTTTTAGTGTGCATGTTgaaaaattcaacaaatatgCTTTCAAATGATTCATTGGTGTGATTACAATCTCATTTCTGCTTGCAGTTATCATAGAAATAAATGAATACACTAGCTACATCTTTTGTTAACAAGATTACAGTTGATATGTGCTATCATATTATATAAGCATTATGTTACTTGTAATGATGATGTGAATACATCTGTTTCTAATGTTAAGCAATTGATTCAGGAAGATGATGGAGCCTAGGTCTAAGAAAGCCATCTATGTGCGGCAACAAGCACCTAGTTTCTGTCAAATTCGGTTTATATGCAAAGGGCACCTGATTCATACAAGGTATTTCTTCTGATAGTCTTCCTCATGTCTTCTAGTGAGCTTTCATCCAGAGAAGTAAATAAGGGTGTATAACATGACTAATAGATGGACCACCTGCTTGTGATCATTTCCTAAAAAACAGATATAGCCTGGAAGTTTTGAGAATTCTTAACTTAATTTGCTGAAATTTTAGCTGGCAGCAAGTTTCGGAATAACTATCTCTTTGGTTTTGCTTGATGATTAGTAGTTCAAGTTCTGATCTATGCAGGGAAGGTACACCAAGTGGGGTCAACATGGAGGGTATGTCTCCATTACTTCAGCCTTGTCCAAGTGGAGACAACTTGGAGGTTATGTCTCAATCATTTCAGGCTAGTCTGAGTGATGAAACTGGACAATCTCATTCCTTAAGATCCAGATCTGTTCCCCAGGGGGAGAATGGCCAATTACTCTCATCATTGTCAGTTCCTGACCATCGTAGGGTAGTGTCTGACAATCATGCCCTGAAATTCACAGGAGTTTCTCCCCGTGACGGCCTTGGAGGTGTATCACCTCATAGTAGGTCAAGTGTCCAACAGAGCTCTGATGGTTGGGACGGGAGACCACAGAGAAGTCATTCACTGGCTTCacgtttttcttcttcttcatcaagTGAAATAATTGAAGATTTAGCCTCACTCTCCATTCCTCGGATGGTGGGGAGTGGAAATGAGTTGGATGCCCCACTTCATTCTGATGAGGATTACTGCAGTTTGTCTCCTTCTCCCCTAGTCACAGTAAGTAAAAAGAAGATCATTCTGTCATGGTCGTTGATAACATGTATGGAGTTATCACTATCTAATATTTGCATGTGATGAGAAAGTGCTAAAAGTTATACAAGTGTATATCTAATTGTTGGGACATCCATACTGTTTTATTCCTTGTGacatgagtttttctttctgATATTCGTGAACTTAAGTTATCCATTTGAGTCGTTCTGTCCTTTTCCAGGAAGGGAATATGCATGATGAACTCTACAACAGACTCCAACAATCTATGGAGGATGCGGACATTTCTAGGCGAGAAGCATATGAAGAATCAATGAAGCATAGGAAAGCTGTAAAAGAGGCTATTGAGGCTGCCAGATGGGTAAGCTTCTATTTGCAATCATCTTTTGCAACGGTAACAGTTAATTTTGTATGTTGTCATTCAAATGACGTTAAGTCCTCTTACTTGGACACTTATAATTTTGGTGAACAATGCTAGCTGGTGAAATTGTTTCTCTCATTCTAACCTTTATGCAAATTTTATAAGGTATCTCATTGTTACTTGGACGGATTTTAATTCAGCAGAGATTAGATAAGTGATTACAaactgttcctttttttttttcctattttggGGGCAAAATTTTGGTATTTGAATTTCTATTTgaagtaaaaaaatatattaaagagAACATTATACTCTGAGAATCAGTTTTGTATAGAGCTCAGATTAAAAAATTCTATTAACAATCATGACTCCTAAAGTGAAGCAGTCttcaattttaattcttttaacagGCTAGAGCATCAGAAGCTAGGTATTCAGAGGAATTCAGACTGAGAAAAGAAGTTGAGGAAGCGCTAGtaaagcacaaggaagaaattgaaaacATGCAATATCAACTAGATGAAATCAAGAATAAGCTCCAAGTTGCTATGGAACAGAAATCCTCTCTGGAGTCCCAAATTGCAACTTCTGATAAGACAGTAGAGGATTTGAAACAGAAAATGTTCGCTGCCATTGACCTATTGCAAAAATTCAAGATTGAAAAAGATAATTTACAGGTTGAGCGTGACAACGCAGTCAGGGAAGCTGAGGAGCTGAAAATAAAGCAAGCTGAGGAGGCCTCAAGCGCATCCAtatcttgtttcttttctgAATATTCCATCTGCGAAATTAACGAAGCAACTCACAATTTTGATCAGGAATTGAAGATAGGTGAAGGGGGTTATGGAAATGTCTATAAGGGTCATCTTCATCACACTCAAGTAGCTATAAAAGTTCTGCACCAGCATAGCTCACAGGGTCCCTTGGAGTTTCAACAGGAGGTTTGTAACTTAAActcctttcttttttgaaatCAGAGATAACTCACATTCTTTTCTGAAATCAGAGATAACTCACATTCTTTTTTGGTAATGAAGATTGGTTTTACTCTCGTAGGTAGAGTTGTAAGACAACCATCTCTAGTTATACTCGTAATATTTTAAATTGAACTTCATCCTTTGGTTTCTACGAAAGGATTGGCTTAGTCTTGAGAACATTTATTAGGACCGCGGAAACTGTCTGtctttctttgaatttttaaaAGAGGAAGCATGTTGCCTAC
This portion of the Coffea arabica cultivar ET-39 chromosome 2e, Coffea Arabica ET-39 HiFi, whole genome shotgun sequence genome encodes:
- the LOC113733190 gene encoding U-box domain-containing protein 33, whose product is MALLTSVTEIPQRIERIRYPAVDLRGLSMSSSSSEFVEERSSSTSSSTTSPNFAPPSRALTDSDDAVYVALGKEVKEAELTLSWALHNCGGRKTIILHVHQPAQKISMMGANVPISRLEEYRVRAHHEAERQDMQKLLDKYMLICKKAGVQVDKLYIEMDSIEKGIVELILLHCIKKLVMGGAAKGHYSRKMMEPRSKKAIYVRQQAPSFCQIRFICKGHLIHTREGTPSGVNMEGMSPLLQPCPSGDNLEVMSQSFQASLSDETGQSHSLRSRSVPQGENGQLLSSLSVPDHRRVVSDNHALKFTGVSPRDGLGGVSPHSRSSVQQSSDGWDGRPQRSHSLASRFSSSSSSEIIEDLASLSIPRMVGSGNELDAPLHSDEDYCSLSPSPLVTEGNMHDELYNRLQQSMEDADISRREAYEESMKHRKAVKEAIEAARWARASEARYSEEFRLRKEVEEALVKHKEEIENMQYQLDEIKNKLQVAMEQKSSLESQIATSDKTVEDLKQKMFAAIDLLQKFKIEKDNLQVERDNAVREAEELKIKQAEEASSASISCFFSEYSICEINEATHNFDQELKIGEGGYGNVYKGHLHHTQVAIKVLHQHSSQGPLEFQQEVGILSTLRHPNIVTLIGACPETCSLIYEYLPNGSLEDRLSCKDNTPPLSWQTRIRIASELCSALIFLHSCSPRGIIHGDLKPANILLDNNFVSKLCDFGMCRVLGEDKFSDNNTSLCCRTDHPKGTLAYIDPEYLATGELTTKSDVYSFGIILLRLLTGKPVLGIYKEVESALNKGNLKDILDSTAGDWPFVQAQQLVHLAMRSCEMSRKTRPELASEIWRVLEPMRASCGACCSRLIFEEQSQMPSYFICPIFQEVMQDPVVAADGYTYEAEALKGWLDSDHDTSPMTNLKLAHRNLVQNHALRSAIQEWLQKR